From a single Okeanomitos corallinicola TIOX110 genomic region:
- a CDS encoding glutamate-5-semialdehyde dehydrogenase, whose translation MTTIQVVSALTEIAQKTRLAASKLGVLASEEKNQAIDAIALALESAQDEILQANIADCEAAVADGIAKPLYKRLQLDEHKLRDAIAGVRDVGKLDDPVGKVQIHREIDTGLVLKRITCPLGVLGIIFEARPEAAIQIVSLAIKSGNGVILKGGKEALLSCTAIVKAIKKGLSNTAVNPDAVQLLTTRSEISELLKLDKYVDLIIPRGSNSFVQFVQANTRIPVLGHADGICHLYLDQAADLEKAINITVDSKIQYPAACNAIETLLVHHSIASEFLPKVAEALQAKDVELRGDKRTLEILPKIELATAEDWETEYSDLILAIKIVDSFEEAINHISEYGSRHTEGIITEDITTAKTFQALVNAAGVYHNCSTRFADGFRYGFGAEVGISTQQMPPRGPVGLEGLVTYKYQMCGDGHIVSNYTGANAKSFTHRDLE comes from the coding sequence ATGACTACTATACAAGTTGTTTCTGCGTTGACTGAAATTGCCCAAAAAACCCGTTTAGCTGCTAGTAAGTTGGGGGTGCTTGCGAGTGAGGAAAAAAATCAGGCTATTGATGCGATCGCTTTGGCGTTAGAATCTGCTCAGGATGAAATTTTACAAGCAAATATAGCTGATTGTGAAGCTGCTGTAGCGGACGGTATTGCTAAACCCCTTTATAAACGTTTACAGTTAGATGAACATAAATTAAGAGATGCGATCGCCGGGGTACGTGATGTAGGAAAGTTAGATGATCCTGTAGGTAAGGTACAAATTCATCGGGAAATTGACACTGGTTTAGTTCTCAAACGCATTACTTGTCCTTTGGGTGTGTTAGGAATTATTTTTGAAGCTCGTCCCGAAGCAGCTATTCAAATTGTTTCCTTAGCAATTAAATCAGGTAATGGGGTAATTCTCAAAGGTGGAAAAGAGGCTTTACTTTCTTGTACAGCCATAGTTAAAGCCATTAAAAAAGGATTATCTAATACTGCTGTTAATCCGGATGCAGTGCAATTATTAACAACCAGATCAGAAATTTCTGAACTTTTAAAATTAGATAAATATGTAGATTTAATTATTCCCAGAGGTTCTAATTCTTTTGTGCAGTTTGTTCAAGCAAATACGCGCATTCCCGTTTTAGGTCATGCCGATGGAATTTGTCATCTTTATCTAGATCAAGCCGCTGATCTGGAAAAAGCAATTAATATCACTGTAGATTCTAAAATTCAATATCCAGCAGCTTGTAATGCCATTGAAACTTTATTGGTTCATCATAGTATTGCCTCTGAGTTTTTACCAAAAGTAGCTGAGGCTTTGCAAGCAAAAGATGTAGAATTAAGAGGTGATAAAAGAACTTTAGAAATTTTACCTAAGATTGAATTAGCAACAGCAGAAGACTGGGAAACAGAATATAGTGATTTGATTTTAGCAATTAAAATAGTTGATTCTTTTGAAGAGGCTATAAATCATATTAGTGAATATGGTTCACGTCACACTGAGGGAATTATCACCGAAGATATAACCACAGCAAAAACTTTTCAAGCTTTAGTCAATGCAGCGGGAGTTTATCATAACTGTTCTACCCGTTTTGCTGATGGTTTCCGTTATGGTTTTGGTGCAGAAGTGGGAATTAGTACCCAGCAAATGCCACCCCGTGGCCCTGTGGGTTTAGAGGGTTTGGTGACATATAAATATCAAATGTGTGGTGATGGTCATATTGTTAGTAACTACACTGGTGCAAATGCTAAATCCTTTACCCATCGGGATTTGGAATAG
- a CDS encoding SulP family inorganic anion transporter codes for MMKREWFFNTQRDILSGALVGLALIPEAIAFSLIAGVDPKVGLYASFIIAVMTAFLGGRPGSISAATGAMALLMIDLVKNHDLQYLFAATLLTGLFQLMFGFLELGRYMRFVPRAVMIGYINALAVLIFLAQLPQLTNVPFTVYVLTALSLAIIYILPRFTTAVPSPLVALAVITVAAIFLKLDVPTVGDMGQLPSALPSFSLPQVPWTVETLNIIFPYSLTLAIVGLLASFLTASLVDEMTDTPSDKNQEAKGQGIANIVTAFFGGMAGCGMIGQSVINIKSGGRGRLSTLVAGIFLLTVILLGQGLLEKMPMAALVAVMIMVSIGTFRWTSFQNIYRIPRTDTAVMLTTMLVIIFTRNFALGVLIGILMSAVFFSRKIAQLVFVDKVLKDSNDTHRIYNVSGQIFFVSRDEFLESFDFTEQVERITIDLTHAHLWDQGAAEVLDKAVLKFRRNGIEVEVIGLNEASATLVNKLTSFQKAKV; via the coding sequence ATGATGAAACGAGAGTGGTTTTTTAACACTCAGCGAGATATTCTATCTGGTGCTTTGGTGGGACTGGCTTTAATTCCAGAGGCGATCGCTTTTTCGCTTATAGCTGGAGTAGATCCCAAAGTCGGCCTTTATGCTTCATTCATCATTGCGGTGATGACAGCATTTTTAGGAGGTAGACCAGGTTCTATTTCCGCCGCTACGGGAGCGATGGCACTGTTGATGATTGATTTGGTCAAAAATCATGATTTACAGTATTTATTCGCTGCCACCTTACTTACAGGCTTGTTTCAGCTAATGTTCGGGTTTCTGGAACTAGGGCGTTACATGAGATTTGTTCCCAGGGCGGTCATGATTGGTTATATCAACGCTTTGGCGGTGTTAATTTTTCTGGCACAGTTGCCCCAACTTACTAATGTTCCCTTTACTGTCTATGTATTAACAGCCCTATCTTTGGCGATTATTTACATTTTACCTCGCTTCACTACAGCTGTTCCTTCTCCTTTGGTAGCTTTAGCGGTAATCACAGTAGCGGCTATATTCCTAAAATTGGATGTTCCCACGGTGGGGGATATGGGACAGTTACCCAGTGCTTTACCGAGTTTTTCCTTACCCCAAGTACCTTGGACAGTGGAAACCTTAAATATTATTTTCCCCTATTCTCTCACCTTGGCAATTGTGGGTTTGCTGGCTTCATTTTTAACTGCTTCCCTAGTAGATGAAATGACAGACACCCCCAGCGATAAAAACCAAGAAGCCAAAGGACAAGGTATTGCTAATATTGTTACTGCCTTTTTTGGTGGGATGGCTGGATGTGGCATGATTGGTCAATCAGTCATTAATATCAAGTCTGGTGGTAGAGGGAGACTCTCAACTTTAGTGGCGGGAATTTTCCTATTAACTGTGATTTTACTTGGGCAAGGTTTGCTAGAAAAAATGCCGATGGCAGCATTAGTAGCTGTAATGATTATGGTGTCAATCGGTACATTTCGTTGGACATCTTTCCAAAATATTTATCGGATTCCCCGTACTGACACAGCCGTGATGTTAACGACAATGTTAGTGATTATTTTCACTCGTAACTTTGCCCTTGGTGTGTTGATAGGTATTCTGATGAGTGCAGTGTTTTTCTCCCGCAAAATTGCCCAATTGGTATTTGTGGATAAGGTATTAAAGGATAGTAATGACACTCATCGAATCTATAATGTCAGTGGACAAATTTTCTTTGTATCCAGAGATGAATTTTTAGAGTCTTTTGATTTTACAGAACAAGTTGAACGTATCACCATTGATTTAACTCATGCCCATTTGTGGGATCAAGGTGCTGCCGAGGTTCTTGATAAAGCCGTGCTGAAATTTCGCCGTAATGGCATAGAAGTAGAAGTTATTGGGTTAAATGAAGCCAGTGCTACTCTAGTCAATAAATTGACAAGTTTTCAGAAAGCTAAAGTTTAG
- a CDS encoding isochorismate synthase: protein MTISPCRSSVFLDYKDLHQLLLAVQEKCYENHSRQMVSISIPIDFIDPLVVLDKYSQTNTLNFYFENKSKGEAIAAIDAVSKLEITSKHRFSQTEEFIKDCLQNVINFGNTNQPFAGSHFFCSFGFFDQHYQLDYPFPSATIFLPKLQVAVKNSACCLVVNYLIHSRVNIHTILRELQTKIKNLQSLANNSPNIEISAAKFTKNQINNSATFKHSVLSALEKIESNHLTKIVLADALDVRSCKSFNLFKSLNNLRQLHPNCYIFSSSNGQGKNFIGASPERLISIQNQQLITDALAGSAPRGKTPTEDATNANNLVNSSKEKHEHNLVIDFITQRLSQLGLFPQVLAPRLRQLSNIQHLWTPITAVVPPNIHPLKIVAQLHPTPAVAGAARDIACAEIRRYESFERGLYAAPLGWVDAKGNCEFIVGIRSALIDGDRARLYAGAGIVAGSDPDKEFAEVQLKLQALLKALV, encoded by the coding sequence ATGACAATCTCACCATGTCGCAGCAGTGTCTTTTTAGACTATAAAGATTTGCATCAATTATTGTTAGCCGTTCAAGAAAAGTGCTATGAAAACCACAGTCGGCAAATGGTTAGTATTTCCATACCGATTGATTTTATAGATCCTTTAGTTGTATTGGATAAATATTCCCAAACCAATACATTAAATTTTTACTTTGAGAACAAAAGTAAAGGTGAAGCTATAGCAGCTATTGACGCTGTTAGCAAACTAGAAATTACTAGCAAGCATAGATTTAGTCAAACAGAAGAATTTATCAAAGACTGTCTGCAAAATGTGATTAACTTTGGTAATACTAATCAACCTTTTGCTGGTTCTCACTTTTTTTGTAGCTTTGGTTTTTTTGATCAGCATTATCAATTAGACTATCCCTTTCCATCTGCGACTATTTTCTTACCTAAATTACAAGTAGCAGTTAAAAATTCAGCTTGCTGCTTAGTTGTCAATTATCTAATTCATTCTAGGGTGAATATTCACACTATATTGAGAGAATTACAAACCAAAATTAAAAATTTACAATCCTTAGCAAACAACTCCCCTAACATTGAAATTTCTGCTGCTAAATTTACCAAAAACCAGATTAATAACTCAGCTACTTTTAAACATTCAGTATTATCAGCTTTAGAAAAAATAGAATCAAATCATTTAACAAAAATTGTTTTAGCAGATGCCTTAGATGTCAGATCATGTAAATCATTTAACCTATTCAAATCCTTAAATAACTTACGACAATTACATCCCAATTGTTATATCTTTTCTAGCAGCAATGGCCAAGGTAAAAACTTTATTGGTGCTAGTCCAGAAAGACTGATTAGTATTCAAAACCAGCAATTAATTACTGATGCTTTGGCAGGTTCTGCACCCAGAGGTAAAACTCCTACAGAAGATGCAACTAATGCTAACAATTTAGTTAACAGTAGTAAAGAAAAACACGAACATAACCTAGTTATTGATTTTATCACCCAACGCCTCTCACAACTAGGATTATTTCCACAAGTTCTCGCGCCACGTCTGCGACAATTATCTAATATTCAACATTTATGGACTCCTATTACTGCGGTAGTTCCCCCTAATATTCACCCTTTAAAAATAGTTGCCCAATTACATCCTACCCCGGCTGTTGCTGGTGCTGCTAGAGATATCGCCTGTGCGGAAATTCGCCGTTATGAAAGCTTTGAAAGGGGTTTGTATGCTGCACCTTTGGGATGGGTGGATGCAAAGGGAAACTGTGAGTTTATTGTCGGGATTCGGTCAGCATTAATTGATGGCGATCGCGCTAGACTTTATGCAGGTGCTGGTATCGTAGCTGGTTCTGATCCTGATAAAGAATTTGCAGAGGTACAACTTAAATTACAAGCATTACTCAAAGCTTTAGTTTAG
- the menA gene encoding 2-carboxy-1,4-naphthoquinone phytyltransferase codes for MTTNQLLIPKSKLWMAAIKPPMYSVAIMPIWVGSAVAFADTNNFNGVIFAVFMTAAIFILAWENISNDVFDSETGIDKNKHHSLVNLTGSKQLMFWLGNLFLVLGLLGILAIAFLQTDPMVIGLILLCCFLGYMYQGPPFRLGYQGLGEFLCFFAFGPVGMSAVYYSQTQTWSITNLAASVIVGIVTSLILFCSHFHQVEDDIAAGKRSPIVRLGTAKGAKVLVWFTAIIYPFILLFVVLEFFPVWTLLSFFSLIFAFKLCRHVLANHHLPDQVSNCKFIAVAVQFWSCLLFGLGFILG; via the coding sequence ATGACTACAAATCAGCTATTAATACCTAAGAGTAAATTGTGGATGGCGGCCATTAAACCGCCCATGTATAGTGTTGCAATTATGCCGATCTGGGTAGGTTCGGCTGTAGCGTTTGCAGATACGAATAATTTTAATGGTGTGATTTTTGCGGTTTTTATGACTGCGGCGATTTTCATTTTAGCTTGGGAAAATATCAGTAATGATGTGTTTGATTCGGAAACTGGTATTGATAAAAATAAACATCATTCTTTGGTGAATTTAACTGGTAGTAAACAGTTAATGTTTTGGTTGGGTAATTTGTTTTTGGTTTTGGGTTTGTTGGGAATATTGGCGATCGCCTTTTTGCAAACAGACCCCATGGTAATTGGATTGATTTTACTATGCTGCTTTTTAGGTTATATGTACCAAGGTCCTCCTTTTCGGTTAGGATATCAGGGTTTAGGGGAATTTCTCTGTTTTTTTGCTTTTGGGCCTGTGGGCATGAGTGCAGTATATTACAGTCAAACTCAAACTTGGTCAATTACTAATTTAGCAGCTTCTGTAATTGTGGGAATTGTTACCAGTTTAATTTTGTTTTGTTCCCATTTTCACCAAGTTGAGGATGATATAGCAGCAGGAAAGCGATCGCCAATTGTCCGTTTGGGAACTGCAAAAGGTGCAAAGGTTTTAGTCTGGTTTACAGCTATTATCTATCCTTTTATTTTGTTGTTTGTGGTCTTAGAATTTTTCCCAGTTTGGACGTTGTTAAGTTTTTTCAGTTTGATTTTTGCGTTTAAATTATGTCGTCATGTTTTAGCAAATCATCATTTACCTGATCAAGTTAGCAATTGTAAGTTTATTGCTGTTGCTGTCCAGTTTTGGAGTTGTTTGTTATTCGGTTTGGGTTTTATATTGGGGTAA
- a CDS encoding o-succinylbenzoate synthase, whose product MVYQFFFKYIQQKFVRPVITNHGIWETRESIIIRLIDMNNNVAFGEVSPIPGFGSETIEQALDFCRQLPTEITSDIIFNVPDNLPSCQFGFESALDNLQEDQEFKSYENLNYSGLLPAGKDAIDQCFILWEQGYKTFKWKIGVAEVNTEIEILKLLISQLPSSAKLRLDANAGLSYNDSKLWLKICDQFPKKIEFLEQPLSVDKFAEMLELSNIYHTKIALDESVATLQQLKECYQRGWRGIFVIKPGIVGSPSKLKKFCQQYQIDMVFSSVFETEVGRKAALKLAVELSNNNRALGFGVSHYFKEQKSNWLENL is encoded by the coding sequence ATGGTTTATCAGTTCTTTTTTAAATATATTCAGCAAAAGTTTGTTCGTCCTGTTATTACTAATCATGGTATTTGGGAAACAAGGGAAAGTATTATTATTCGGCTAATTGATATGAATAATAATGTTGCTTTTGGTGAGGTTTCCCCTATTCCTGGGTTTGGTTCAGAAACTATAGAACAAGCTTTAGATTTTTGTCGTCAATTACCCACGGAAATTACTTCAGATATTATTTTTAATGTTCCCGATAATTTACCTTCCTGCCAGTTTGGATTTGAATCAGCATTAGATAATTTACAGGAAGATCAAGAATTTAAGAGTTATGAAAATTTGAATTATAGTGGTTTGTTACCAGCGGGTAAAGATGCTATTGATCAATGTTTTATTTTGTGGGAACAGGGATATAAAACTTTTAAATGGAAAATTGGTGTTGCGGAAGTAAATACAGAAATAGAAATTTTAAAGTTGTTAATTTCTCAGTTACCATCATCAGCAAAGTTGCGTTTAGATGCTAACGCTGGACTTAGTTATAATGATTCTAAATTGTGGTTGAAAATATGTGATCAGTTCCCTAAAAAAATTGAATTTCTTGAACAACCATTATCTGTTGATAAGTTTGCGGAAATGCTAGAGTTGAGTAATATTTATCATACAAAAATTGCCTTAGATGAATCTGTCGCTACATTACAACAACTAAAAGAATGTTATCAAAGGGGATGGCGTGGTATTTTTGTGATTAAACCTGGTATAGTTGGTTCACCATCAAAGTTAAAGAAATTTTGTCAACAATATCAAATTGATATGGTATTTTCATCTGTTTTTGAAACTGAAGTAGGTAGAAAAGCTGCACTAAAATTAGCAGTAGAATTATCTAATAATAACCGTGCTTTAGGTTTTGGTGTTAGTCACTATTTTAAAGAACAAAAATCAAACTGGTTAGAAAATTTATGA